AAACTTCCATTTGACATGAATGGAAGAATTAAGGCTTTGAAATCAAGATTGGAGCATGCTGAAATTATTTTTATTACATTGTGATGTCGAACTCTCTTTAATGCATTGCATTCTCTGCTAAAACTTTGGTGAGCATGTTGATCTTGCAACTTGAAAACTTTAACAGCAATACTTGTACCATTCTTTAGAATTCCTTTATAAACTGACCCAAAGCTACCAATTCCTAAAAGATTTTCATCACTAAACCCACCAGTTGCATCTACAAGTTCTTCATATGAAATTTTTGGAGGCCATACATTGAGAGCAGGGGTACTAGAATGTCTACATAATATATAAgaaaatactaccaatagaagagaCATGATCAAAATTGCAATGCCTACTATGACAGGAATAATCACCTTTTTGGAGACAGATGGCTGTTTGTGATTGGAATGAGAGCATGGTGGCAAGTTTATCCATCCACCACAGAGGCCAAGATTTCCCATAACTTCTGAGGCATCGAGTGTTGCGAAAGCTCCTTCCTTTGGGACCTCTCCAGTCAACTGGTTTGAAGAGAGATTGAAATGTCGGAGCATTTTCATCTTTTTGAAAGTCACCGGTATCATACCTGACAAATTATTGCGAGAAAGATCCATGTCCTGCAGATTTTGCAGATCTGCTAGTGATGCAGGGATTGGCCCCTCAAATGCATTCCAAGAAAGATTTAGATGTTCCAAACCCTTGCAGCTTGCTAGTGCACTAGGTATGACACCCGAGAAATTGTTTTGAGAAAGATCTATAGCTAAAACCATAACCATTTTACTTATTTCCAAAATAGAACCTTGCAAGAAATTGTTGGAAACATTGAAATATAACTGGAGATTTTGAAGACCTGCAACTTCAGGAGGTATGTCTCCTGTTAGTTTGTTGTGGGAAAAGTCCACCCTCTCCAATGTCTTACATTTCCCTAAACTGGCAGGTATTTTGCCTGATAGTTGATTGCGATAAAGAATAAGGTCTCTTAATTGTGGAAGCTCGCCAAGACTATCTGGAATTTGGTCTGAAAGCATATTCTCACTGAGTGACAACAATCCAAGCCTTATTGATTGTCCAAAACTTTCTGGAATTCTTCCCTGCAAATTGTTTGCCTCTAGATATAATCTTTCCAGATTTGGAAGTTTGCCAAGTGCAGATGGAATGGTCCCATTGAATCGGTTTGCACTTAGATCTAATGTTGCCAGGTTTGTTAGGTTACCAATCTCATTTGGTATGCTTCCCCCAATTTCATTTAAGTTCAAATATAAAGAATAGAGTGAATTTGAAAGGCGACCAACTGAAGTGGGCAAGACGCCAGTGAGATGATTAAATCCCAATACAAGAGTTTTCAAGCTGGAGCAATTAGTTAGCACTGTTAGAATAGGCAAATCGCTGCTTCCACTTACAAAATTATTTCTCCACAAATTGAACCGTCTCAGCTGCTGCATTTTACCAAATTCCAGGGGCACTGTGCCACTCAGTTGGTTGGTCCCCAAATGCAGCGCTTCCAGCTGAGTCCAATTCCCCACTGAGCGGGGTATTTCTCCACTGAGTTGGTTGGTCCCCAAAAGCACTTGTTGCAACTCTGACAGCCTTCCAAACTCCCATGGAATTGGGCCGTTTAAGTTGTTATAATAGAGCTTCAAAGTTTGGAGACGGGTGCAATTTGAAAGGGCAGGGGGGATCGGCCCCATTAAGTTGTTGAAGCCAAGATTAAGCCATTTTAGCTGACTAAGCATACCCAACTCGGCAGGAATACCGCCTTGGAGTAGATTTTCGGACAAGACAAGGATGTTTAGAAAGGACATGTTTCCTAAGAAAGATGGGATAATACCTGTCAATATGTTTGCATGTAATCTCAAGGCTTCTAAATTTGAAAGAAGACTAAATTCAGGTGGAATGCTTCCACTTAAATTGTTATCAGACAACCGAAGCGTTCTCAAGCGAAATAGCCTTCCAAGCTGATATGGAATATGGCCGTGAAAGCTATTATATCGTAGAGCAAGTACTCTGAGGAAGGAAAGATTTCCGAGAAATGGAGAGATGGGGCCAAGTAATCCCATACCAGTGAGATTCAAGGAAACCACACGCTGTCGACGAGAAGAGCATGTAATGCCAGTCCAGTTACAGAAGGTGTGATTGGGAGACCAATGGAGTAAGGAATTATATGGATCGTGAGAGATAGCAGCTTTGAAAGCCATGAGAGCTTGTTCATCAGAATGATTGGAAGACTCTGCCGTGTGAGGAGGCAGCgcagagagagagaaaaagattaGCAGAGGAAGCATCATCATGATCTTCATTGTTAGAGTAGCAAAGGAAGTTCTCATGAAATTTGTCATAAGAAGTTATCATATAAATAAAATACACGGAGTACGTGGGTACCGCTTGTAATTTTCTATCGCTTTAGGATTTTGACATTATGAGAAGTTCGGCATCATTCGAAGGGCAGTTATTGGGTGCATAATCTGTCGCTAATTATAGGGTTCATAATCTGTGACTAATCAAGTGGTATccttcaataacaatatcttttatgtttaatgaaagagcgagatcaagcccaaaggataaagcctgGAACTCGGCCACATTATTAGCACCCTGACCAATATGTTTTCCCACGGCTTTAATGATCttagaagaatgataaaaaataactgCTCCAACACCAAACCTTcccggattccccttagaagccccatcaaactgaattttgaatGAAGGGAAGGGGGGAGGGCTCCATTTAGCCATCTTGCGTTTAACAAGAGAAGATAGTCCATCTGATATAGCCCCATGGGAAGGCATTAGACAAAGCGAAGACCATTTCCAAGTGACCCAATTGTCCTAGTGAGAAAAAGACCtgaaatgatctaaatttttatggatgaaagAAAGAACCACCTCACAAATGGAGGATTGTATTTTACCAATTACATCAATCAAGGTGGCAAATTTATGTTTGAAAATTCTAGAATTCCTTTCAAGCCAGAGATTCTAGATCACCAGTGATAGGGCCACAACCCAaagagatgaataaaatgaagaggaGAACAACAAGGGCCAGACCATGAATTGGGAAAATAGATTAGGACAAAGAGCAGAAGACCAACCAAGCATGCCAAACAGCTAATACCAGCACTCAGAAGCAAATGGACAAAGCAAGAAAAGGTGATACATGGAttccatacaataaccataaaaaacacaaggaaatactATTGTAATCTCAAGCCTGTCCAATCGCATCCCAGTGAGGACTTTATCCTGGACTGCCAACCAAGGAAAAGACCCTACCTTAGGAAGACAAGCCGGATGCCAAAAAAGCTTAGTAGGCCAGGAAGAGGGTGAAGAAATCTGAACCAAAGAATTATAACCATCTTTTACTAAATATGAACCTGCAACATTCTTAATCCAGACCAAGGAGTCCTCCTTATTGTGAAAAACAAGAGGTCTTTTGTGAAGTTCTTCCACAAAAGCAAGTCTAAGATCATTATCAATAGGCAAGGGAGGAATAATCTTCCATTTAGCCACTAAACATGGACTTGTGGAggcaatgtcaaaataatttgcaaCAAAAGGCCCCCAAAGGTCTGAAAGAATATCGGGAAAAGGGGACCAGTCTCGGATAGCTGAAAGAGCAGGATgcccattccagacttcatcccaaaatcGGGCCTTCTTCCCCTTATGGACAACCCAAGATAGATGTGGTAAAACAACCCTCCTACAAGATACCAAAAAGTTCCAGAATGTAGAACCCTTCGGAAGAGATGTAGCAGTAAAAATCCTTTCTTTGGAAGCTCCCCTTAAATACTTAGTAAGCATGATGGAAGCCCATTTTCTATAAGGGTCTGCATATAACTTCCAAACCAATTTTGCCCCCAACGCCTTATTCTGAACAGCTAAATCGCGAATACCTGCACCCCCCAGCTCTTTGGGACGACAAATATTGTCCCAAGCAAGAAGAGGGATCTTCTTCCTACCTCCCAAAttatcattccaaaggaaggatCTAAGGGAAACCTTAATGTCCTTAAGAATTTGAGAGGGAGCCTGCAAAATAGACATCAAATATGTAGGGATGGCattcaaaactgatttgattaaaagGATCTTACCGACCATCGTAAGCCACTTGTGGTTCTAGGAGGAAATTCTGGAGGTTATTGAAtgaacaactttatcccaaaaggaggtctTTTTAGAGCCCAGAAAGAAAGGAATGCCCAAATACATGCACGGAAAAGTCCCTACTTGGAAACTCCAAAAGCAGATGAGTTTATCCCTAACTAGAGGGGAGACATTCACAAAAAAGACTTTGGACTTCTGATTATTAACCTTTTGTCCAGAAAAAGCAACATAGTTAGAGATAATTTTCTTTATAACTCGAGCTTCCCTCAAAGAGGCAACCC
This genomic stretch from Cryptomeria japonica chromosome 8, Sugi_1.0, whole genome shotgun sequence harbors:
- the LOC131047443 gene encoding putative leucine-rich repeat receptor-like serine/threonine-protein kinase At2g24130, giving the protein MMMLPLLIFFSLSALPPHTAESSNHSDEQALMAFKAAISHDPYNSLLHWSPNHTFCNWTGITCSSRRQRVVSLNLTGMGLLGPISPFLGNLSFLRVLALRYNSFHGHIPYQLGRLFRLRTLRLSDNNLSGSIPPEFSLLSNLEALRLHANILTGIIPSFLGNMSFLNILVLSENLLQGGIPAELGMLSQLKWLNLGFNNLMGPIPPALSNCTRLQTLKLYYNNLNGPIPWEFGRLSELQQVLLGTNQLSGEIPRSVGNWTQLEALHLGTNQLSGTVPLEFGKMQQLRRFNLWRNNFVSGSSDLPILTVLTNCSSLKTLVLGFNHLTGVLPTSVGRLSNSLYSLYLNLNEIGGSIPNEIGNLTNLATLDLSANRFNGTIPSALGKLPNLERLYLEANNLQGRIPESFGQSIRLGLLSLSENMLSDQIPDSLGELPQLRDLILYRNQLSGKIPASLGKCKTLERVDFSHNKLTGDIPPEVAGLQNLQLYFNVSNNFLQGSILEISKMVMVLAIDLSQNNFSGVIPSALASCKGLEHLNLSWNAFEGPIPASLADLQNLQDMDLSRNNLSGMIPVTFKKMKMLRHFNLSSNQLTGEVPKEGAFATLDASEVMGNLGLCGGWINLPPCSHSNHKQPSVSKKVIIPVIVGIAILIMSLLLVVFSYILCRHSSTPALNVWPPKISYEELVDATGGFSDENLLGIGSFGSVYKGILKNGTSIAVKVFKLQDQHAHQSFSRECNALKRVRHHNVIKIISACSNLDFKALILPFMSNGSLERWLYHSEGGRCRLNLNDRIRIAMEIAEGMTYLHHYCFVQVIHCDLKPNNVLLGDDMTSYIADFGLSNIIFSNSMDSLTSTDALKGSVGYIAPEYGIGGKLTTKGDVYSYGILILELFTRRRPTDDMFTEGINLQKWIEMHFPNRISDVVDNCLLIDAHESGTSMVIECLTQFMQIGLFCTRESPQERPDMTEIVERLNTIRGAFLGTPKTPQLPIDISPFLDNTRDINMAGSGNNEGSSTSTS